TGGAGGGGTTACTGACGGCGACACGATTGTGCAGATGGTCCTTGACTCGGCCGATCTGTGGGAACGCGCTGCTGTCGACCGCACTTCTGTCAGCGACATCGTCGGGGAGGATCCTGTCGATTTCGCCGAAACATTCGCCCAGGCATATGTCGGAAAGCAATGGATCGACAAGGAGCGTGCACGTCTGCTTGCTGCCGTCGACGAGGCGAAGCGGAGCGAGGGGCAATGACGACAGAGGATGCCCGCAATATTGCGATCCGGGTGCGGGGTGTGACAAAGGCTTTCGCCGAAGTGCAGGTCTTACGCGGGGTCGACTTCGACGTCGAGGCAGGTACGATCTTCGCTCTTCTCGGTTCCAACGGTGCAGGCAAAACGACGCTCGTGCGAATTCTCTCGACGCTGCTGAAGGCAGATGCCGGCACGGCAGTCATCAATAACTGGGATGTCGTTTCGGCACCGGGCGGCGTGCGCGAATCGATCAGCCTGACGGGACAATTCTCGGCTGTTGACGAGATGCTCTCGGGACGAGAAAACCTGGAGTTGATTGCACGACTTCGTCATCTGAAGAACCCCGGTGCGATCGCCGACACCATGCTTGCTCGCTTCTCGCTCACGGATGCTGGAAGTCGCAAGGCTGCCGTGTACTCGGGCGGCATGCGACGACGTCTCGACATTGCCATGAGCCTGATCGGCGATCCGCCCGTTGTCTTTCTTGATGAGCCCACAAGCGGACTCGACCCGCAGGCGCGAATCGACGTGTGGCAGACGGTGAGAGAACTTGCGAAGCACGGAACGACCGTGTTGCTCACGACCCAGTACCTCGATGAAGCAGAGAAGCTTGCAGACCGCATCGCAATCTTGCATCACGGCACGATCATTCAGAACGGCACTCTCGACGAACTCGAGAGACTCCTGCCGTCGACCACAGTCGAATACGTCGAGAAGCGACCATCCCTCGAAGATGTCTTCTTGGCTCTCGTCGACGACACCACGACGTCTGACGCCGGCACGGCCTCGGTGACGAAGGGATTCTGATGACAACGCATGTTCTGAGCGACACTCGTGTTCTTACCGGAAGATCGCTTCGCCACATCCTTCGCAGCCCCGACACGATTATCACCACAGCTGTCATCCCGATCGCGCTCATGCTCGTGTTTGTGTATGTGCTCGGTGGTGCGATCCACACAGGGGCCGATGTGTCGTACATCAACTACATGCTTCCGGGAATTCTGCTCATCACGATCGCGTCTGGCATCGCCTACACCTCATACCGGCTGTTCCTCGACATGCAAGGCGGCATCTTCGAACGTTTCCAGTCGATGCCTATCGCCCGATCGAGCGTGCTCTGGGCCCACGTACTCACCTCAGTCGCCGCGAACCTCATCTCGATCGTGCTTGTGATCGGCGTAGCGCTGCTTATGGGGTTTCGCAGTCAGGCGCCCGTGCAGGCATGGATCGCCATCGCCGGCATCCTGATTCTCTTCACACTCACGCTGACCTGGGTTGCCGTGATCGCCGGTCTCTCGGCAAAGAGCATCGATGGTGCAAGCGCGTTCAGCTATCCGCTCATCTTTCTGCCGTTCATCAGCTCTGCGTTCGTTCCGACGGAGTCCATGCCAGCGCCTATTGCTTGGTTCGCAGAAAACCAACCCGTGACGTCGATCGTGAACTCCATCCGGGCACTTTTTGCGCAGCAATCCCTCGGTTCAGATATCTGGGTTGCTCTCGCCTGGCTCGTCGGCGTATTCGTCATCGCATATGCGCTCGCCATTGTGCTGTACCGCAGGAAGAGCCGGTAGCGCGCTCGCAACTTAGACTGACGCAATGGAACATGCTCTCGACGCCGCCGAGCGTTGGATCTCTGACCGCGTTCGTGAGTGGTCGCCGACGCTGCGCGAGAGTCTCTCGAAGTGGCTTGAACCGCAGCTGGCGCTTGTGGGAGACGCCGAGTGGGGTGCGCAGATCAGGGACATGGTGAAGTTGCCCGTGGACGATCCGCGCGACTGGGCCAATCGCCGCATCGAGCTGGCTGATGGCGAGTGGGCGATCGCCGGGATCCGGTTTCGCGGTCGTGACATCGAGAAGCCGTTCGTCGACATCATCGCCACCTCGGTGCCGCCCAGCGTTGAGGGGTTTCAACGGCTCGCTGAGGTGCTGCCGCACTATGCGGACTTCGCGCCGCTGTGCCTTCGCGTGAACGCCCCCGAGCCAGACACCCTCATATCTGCGCTCGCGTCCGTAGGCTCCGCGGCAGGGCACGCAGACGTTGACATGTGGATCGTGGCCGGTCGCGTGCGTGAACTGTCAGCGAGAGAGCCGAATGTCGATGCGCGCGTGTCGCTCGAGAAAATGAACCCGGATGCTGCGGCCAAACGTGCGGCCGAGATCTACGACGAGCTCGCGTCGTCGCGCACGGGCATCGTGGAATGGGCGACTCCCGAGGATGAGGAGTCGCTGGCGGCGTGCGCAGCGCAGGGGCTGCTCTTCGAAGTCACGGTAGACGGGGTCTCGGCGGGAATCACCGCACTCGCGCGGGACGATTCCTTCGGCCTGCGCGGCTGGTGCGTGCAGGAGATCTGCCTTGATCGCGTGCATCGTGGTCGAGGCTTCGGCCCGGTTGTTCTTTGCGATCTGGCGAGACGGCTTCCGAACCCCGACGATGTTCTCTGGGGGCACATCCATCCGGGCAACACGGCGTCGCTGCGCAATGCGTTCGCGGCGGGCCGTGAAATCGTCGGCGGTCAGCTGTGGTTCACGCCAGACGGCTACCCCGGCATGCCCGGCTGACGGTCGGCGGTGGACGCGAGTGAGCGCGACTCGGGCACGTCTCGCGTGGAGGCGTGTGCGCCCCGCCGGAATTGCCACACGACGACTGCAGCATAGACGGCCATTGTCGCAATCGACACGACGAGGTCGATGGGGCCGAGTGACGTCACGTTGACGTCGCCGAGGCCGAGCGCGCCGAGACCGAACACAGCGAGATTGTTTACCACATGCAGCCCGATCGCAGCTTCGAGCCCACCGGTTCGTATCGTCAACCAGCCTGCCACGATGGCGAAAGCGGCGACGCTTGCCTGCCCGAGGGGATCATAGCCATGCGCGACGACGAAGACGGGCACGGGAAGAAGAACGGAGAAGAGAGGATGCCGAAGCCAGCCTCCAACTGTCTGCATCAGGAATCCGCGAAACACATACTCCTCAGCCGCAGCCTGGAACGGCACGAGCAGAACCGCAATGACCAGCGCAGGCAGGGCGGTCGAGGCATCCACATGCTGAGTGAGAGGTTCGCCCTGCGCGGCAGATATCGCGACAGTGATGCACTGCGCGATCGCGAAAACCGCGAACGCGACACGGAGGCTGCGCGTCAGCATCCGCCACCGCAGATGACCAGCGACAGACGAGAGCAACCCGACAGGCTTGGTGCCGACGAGCAGCTGTGCGATGAAGAGCGAGGGCAGCAGGGCGATCAGCGACAGCAGCGTGACGGCGAGAACCAGGGGGTCGCTCACGTCGTGGGCGCTCGTGGCAAATGCGTCGGCGGCTGCCGCGAAGCCGGGGCTCAGCAGGGCAGCGACGCCCGCCCAGAGTAATGCGCCCAGCATGAAGGTTCCGTAGAACCCCGCTCCGACTCCGGCGACGAGGAGCGGTCGCCACCATCGATAAGAGCGTGCAGAGCGCGCAAGGCGGTGGTATTGCAGAGGAGAGGCGCCGTCGACAGCAGAATGGGCGGGCAATGCGTCTCGACTCGTTGTCACCCCTCCAGTGTGGCTCTCGGGGCGCCCATTGTGCACCAGACGTGGGCGTTGTGTTTTTCGTCCCAAAGGATGACCCGAACGGTGCCATCGGCAGGACGCCGCGGCCGCAACGTCGCGGCTAGCATGAAGTCGATGACCATGGATGCTGCTTTCCCCCGACTGCGCCGCCTGTGGAGCGGAACATGGCGGCTGCTCCTCGCGGTGGTCATGGGACTGTTCGCGTTTCTCGTGACATACGGCTCGATCATCGAAATAAAGCCTACGGGCGAGCTGAATAATGGTGCTTTGGGAATGCGGATGCTTGCCGATGTCGCCCTCGGTGTCGTCGCGCTCGTGCTGTATCCGTTCCGCCATCGTGCTCCACTGCTCATCGCTCTCGTCATCTGTGCCTCCACTGTCGTCTCGGCTCTGGCACTCGGCGCGTCGACGCTCGTCATCGCCTCGATATCCACGCGTCGCCGCGTGCGGGAGATCGTGCCCGTTGCGGTGTTGTCACTCGTGGCCGGAGTCATCGCAGAGATCACGTTGCCGCAGACCGAGGAACTGCCGCTGTGGGCCGTTGCGCTCATGTCCACCCTCTCCATCGGAGTGGTGGTCGTCACCGGCCTGTATATCGGCGGCCGACGCCAGCTTCATCGCAGTCTGTTTGAGCAGGTGCAGAGCGAGCGGCGTGAGCGCGCCGCCCACATTGAGCAGGCTCGGGCGAGCGAGCGCACCCGCATCGCACGCGAGATGCACGACACCCTGGCGCACCGCCTGTCGCTGGTCTCACTGCACGCGGGAGCCTTGGAGTTTCGCACTGATCTGTCGCACGAACAGGTCGCTCAGGCCGCGGCGACGGTGCGAGAGAACGCTCAGCTGGCCGGTGATGAGTTGCGGGCCGTTCTCGGGGTGTTGCGCGACCCTGAGAACGGAACGCTCGAGTCAACGGGGATGCTGCAGCCCTCGCTGCGAAATCTCGACGAACTGCTCGCCGTGAGCGAGCGTGCGGGAAACCCGGTCGATCTGGTCGTCGACGCGGACGTCGATCCGCTCTGGCACGCGCCATCTGAGACGCTTAGCCGCACCGTTTTCCGGGTGATCCAGGAGGCCGTCACCAACGCCCGAAAACACGCTCCACACACGCGCGTGAACATCAGGGTGAGTGGCGAACCCGGCGAGTTCGTCACACTGACAATCAGAAACCCGATCGTGCGGGTCGGCTCCGACGCCGACGCTGTATGCGAGAACACCGCCGCAGAAATGCGTGCAGCGCCAGCATCCGGACTCGGTCTTGTGGGGCTGGCCGAGCGCGTGCGACTGGTCGGCGGCACACTCGAGCGG
The Paramicrobacterium chengjingii DNA segment above includes these coding regions:
- a CDS encoding CPBP family intramembrane glutamic endopeptidase, which translates into the protein MTTSRDALPAHSAVDGASPLQYHRLARSARSYRWWRPLLVAGVGAGFYGTFMLGALLWAGVAALLSPGFAAAADAFATSAHDVSDPLVLAVTLLSLIALLPSLFIAQLLVGTKPVGLLSSVAGHLRWRMLTRSLRVAFAVFAIAQCITVAISAAQGEPLTQHVDASTALPALVIAVLLVPFQAAAEEYVFRGFLMQTVGGWLRHPLFSVLLPVPVFVVAHGYDPLGQASVAAFAIVAGWLTIRTGGLEAAIGLHVVNNLAVFGLGALGLGDVNVTSLGPIDLVVSIATMAVYAAVVVWQFRRGAHASTRDVPESRSLASTADRQPGMPG
- a CDS encoding ABC transporter permease, which gives rise to MTTHVLSDTRVLTGRSLRHILRSPDTIITTAVIPIALMLVFVYVLGGAIHTGADVSYINYMLPGILLITIASGIAYTSYRLFLDMQGGIFERFQSMPIARSSVLWAHVLTSVAANLISIVLVIGVALLMGFRSQAPVQAWIAIAGILILFTLTLTWVAVIAGLSAKSIDGASAFSYPLIFLPFISSAFVPTESMPAPIAWFAENQPVTSIVNSIRALFAQQSLGSDIWVALAWLVGVFVIAYALAIVLYRRKSR
- a CDS encoding sensor histidine kinase codes for the protein MTMDAAFPRLRRLWSGTWRLLLAVVMGLFAFLVTYGSIIEIKPTGELNNGALGMRMLADVALGVVALVLYPFRHRAPLLIALVICASTVVSALALGASTLVIASISTRRRVREIVPVAVLSLVAGVIAEITLPQTEELPLWAVALMSTLSIGVVVVTGLYIGGRRQLHRSLFEQVQSERRERAAHIEQARASERTRIAREMHDTLAHRLSLVSLHAGALEFRTDLSHEQVAQAAATVRENAQLAGDELRAVLGVLRDPENGTLESTGMLQPSLRNLDELLAVSERAGNPVDLVVDADVDPLWHAPSETLSRTVFRVIQEAVTNARKHAPHTRVNIRVSGEPGEFVTLTIRNPIVRVGSDADAVCENTAAEMRAAPASGLGLVGLAERVRLVGGTLERDPGAYENVFTLKVWFPWST
- a CDS encoding ABC transporter ATP-binding protein encodes the protein MTTEDARNIAIRVRGVTKAFAEVQVLRGVDFDVEAGTIFALLGSNGAGKTTLVRILSTLLKADAGTAVINNWDVVSAPGGVRESISLTGQFSAVDEMLSGRENLELIARLRHLKNPGAIADTMLARFSLTDAGSRKAAVYSGGMRRRLDIAMSLIGDPPVVFLDEPTSGLDPQARIDVWQTVRELAKHGTTVLLTTQYLDEAEKLADRIAILHHGTIIQNGTLDELERLLPSTTVEYVEKRPSLEDVFLALVDDTTTSDAGTASVTKGF
- a CDS encoding DUF1048 domain-containing protein; translated protein: MAAKWIEALTGSLEQKKQYRQAQARIKALPEPYSTAANAFNRYFMVYGGVTDGDTIVQMVLDSADLWERAAVDRTSVSDIVGEDPVDFAETFAQAYVGKQWIDKERARLLAAVDEAKRSEGQ